The Magallana gigas chromosome 6, xbMagGiga1.1, whole genome shotgun sequence genome includes the window aaagcgtcagatagcgaccaaattttgtaagcggctattaacaaaaatatgttcaagGCAGTTGCTGCCTTGGATTTTGCAACAaacgttatatattcaatccccatttctcctacgcgcagcaaagtagttcatggaaattcatgcgcattgtatatgtccaaaatgcatattagtcttgttttaaaaacacgttattaataagaaaactaaaaaagatagacaattctctctttgtgtaactatttggtatagcggaagcttttgctttgacgctgtttggtttttgtttacttttgaagttgtgctgtttgtagtaacattggcgatttgcctgcctatagccaggactttgcattcagcagagcccggctaaaaattgaattgaaaatgagGAAACAAACAGTggaattgaagttaaaggttcacttgcgcccccccccccctccctccccccacccggtcaagatttttaaaaatgattctgcacccccacccaccccattcaaaaacgatgctacgtgctcgATTTCTTATGCATTGATGGTTATGCATACTGTAATGTACACAGTATTTCctttatacaattataatgcTTTCAATTAACTGAGACATTGTACATACAACTCAGTTTACGTTTGGTTCATAgtgtaagatattttttaaacgaaaatttgattcttattttttatctggtattttagtttttcttttaaaagtcgtGATTAggtgtcatattttaaaatgatttaaacaatgtatttaaaataaacattttgaaaaaaaaatattacagattttttatttaaaataagaacGACCGTTTGACAATTCGGAAAGTCTAATTAGATATTGTGCATCGATCAACATTCTTATTTGCAAAAAGCCCATCCCCTTAAACTGGCTCTCTGCTATATCCTCATTGCAATAAGAGTATGCGCATTTTTGTTTACAGTGGGATACTGCAGGCCAGGAAAGATTCAAAACCATTACAACAGCTTACTACAGAAACGCCAATGGAATCTTGATAATCTATGACATCACTGACAAAGTAAGTTAAATATCACACCCCCTCCCAATATCTGATCGTTTTATAATTCAAAgtgaaattttaatatacttcaACAAACAGATTTCGtacatttttatgaatatatccaaaacgacatacatgtatatgtaaacaagaatagaatgatgataatacagaAGATTGATTTAATCGACAgtttaaatattactttatttttaaagaaatgcgGGACTTATTGTAATTTGCTCGTCTCCTTTTACAGGATTCTTTCAAAAACGTCTCCAAATGGCTGGAAGATATTGATCATTACTCCAATGAAAAGGTTTACAAAGTTTTGGTGGGAAACAAAGCCGATTTACACCCAAAGAGAGCGGTAGATTACGCCGAAGCTAAGGTCAGATATTGCTTCTTTGTGGTCTATCTCCCAGTCTATTACATCAGTCATGATTCAAAAAAATCTCATAACCTCTTATGCCCCTCCACCTTCAGCGGTTTCAACGCCTATGATGTGAACATGATACAGTAGTAATTTTGTTATCATCGCTTATATTTTCAGAACTTTGCAGATACACACAACATTTCTTTAATGGAAACAAGTGCCAAAACTTCCAACAATGTGGAACAACTATTTGCGACCCTAGCGTCTGACCTCAAGCATGCCAGTGAAAATGGCCACATAAAGGATGACACGCCCACCATAACAATCAATGCAGGGAGTTCTCACAAAAAGCAAGGATGCTTCTGTAGTTAAACTAAAATCCACAAAAACGTCCATTCTTAACATTCCAGTGTTTGTTTTCTGCCAGAAGAAACTTACAGATGTTCCCTCAATGATGAACatagagcgccttgtttagaatCTTAAAAATTCTTGTCCGTCTTTTTGTATTGCTACAATTTGAAATAttcttgtattttgttttttgttcccTGTTTTTCTGATGACTCCACTTCAATGATAttcaatgttcatttaaggtcagacgacacgttcctcgagaatcttttttgtatctcctcgtaataaagagttccaacaaaaaattttaatttcataattacttttaaaatgatcaaaatttacttgtatatggTTATATGCCTAGATGGTCGATTGggtagaaccgtggccgctcactgccagtagcgtataggttctagaggtcgtgagttcaaagccccgccccggcggagatatagttctattttagagaatttagctttgctgtagatgtatttattttcatatcagcaattcaagtgtatcttcaagaagattatataggaaattgcatattctagtattttgcagaaatgcctggtaaggtaccctaattttttgcaagaaagcttgtcaaagtagttgtaaaccattaacaaattcccggaaaaagttatctaaaattgaggaacgtgtcgtctgaccttaacttTGAAAATAATGACTGCAATAGCAAAAAAAAGTTACTTCTTGCAGACTTTGACAAGAAGCATCAATTACAATGCTGTGATACATATTTTataatcatttcattatgtGCAATATCTCTgagtatgttacatgtacatatatcatatttcataatataCGATTGGTTGCGATCTTATTCTACAAGTTGTGTGCTTTACATTCTTTGGCCTTTGCAAAGATGTTAATTACAGCacccaattaaaaaaaagtcattcaatatcatatttattttgtacaccattttttgtacttttgtaaaatgaaatcaCAAGCCATTTGACAACAGTGTACCGGTAATGGTAGAAAACTATCATATGAATGAAAGCCAAGACAAAGTCTAGGCAGACATGtgatacaatattttgatacatttgcTTTGAAACGaatttactgaaataaaatgttacagagaatatactctctctcttttttttaaacaattggtATCCCAACGCATCAAGAAAATAGTGCATAATGTTGGCATTATTTGGAATTCATTGG containing:
- the LOC105329184 gene encoding ras-related protein Rab-1A translates to MDSDYVFKILLIGDSGVGKSSLMLNFTDECFTETYISTIGVDFKIRTLEVDGKTVRLQIWDTAGQERFKTITTAYYRNANGILIIYDITDKDSFKNVSKWLEDIDHYSNEKVYKVLVGNKADLHPKRAVDYAEAKNFADTHNISLMETSAKTSNNVEQLFATLASDLKHASENGHIKDDTPTITINAGSSHKKQGCFCS